Part of the Corticium candelabrum chromosome 15, ooCorCand1.1, whole genome shotgun sequence genome, GTGGTTTGTAGCCTGACCTGCTTGACCGTCCTGTGCAGAGTGAAAGCTAATTGGGGCATCTCCAGTATGTGGCATCTTCAGTATGTGGCATTTTCTATTGTGTATTCATTGTCTAAAGGCAAATATTGTGTTACATTCTGGAATTGCTTGCAAATATGGTACAATTACCTGACCTGGTGTTTAGAGTCTGGGCTGTGTGATCCAAGCTGCATAATCTACACATGTCAATACTGCTGGTACGTAGCAATACATCGGGAAAATGAAATGTATTCGTACTTGATTCTCAGAGAATAATTGACATGACTGGCTTTGATTTGCAGAGAAATGAGAGCTTCAGTGGCAACcgaatttttgtttgtgtagacttTGAATCTGAAGTGGAGAAAGAACGTCTGGTTGGATTGAAGGTGCATTGCAATTTGGGTTAGCttgtgtgcgcgcatgtgtatgcgtgcgtgcgtgcgtgcgtgcgtgtgtgcgtgagcgtgcgcatgcgtgtgcgtgcgtgtgtgataACTGATGGGCTGCGTGCAGTATATATACCTCCTTTGATTTCATGGCTAAGAAATCCGATGTCTTGGCCAAGGCTCTCTTGTACTTTTTTGTGCACGTCTGCTTGAAGCTGCATGCTGGTGTAGGCGCTTTGACCGAATCTAAACTTTGCTATTACAGAAACACAATGCCGGGTAATTAACACTAGGAATTGGCGGGATTTTGACATATATTCAAGTTCAACCTGTTTTGAAGTATTACATGTCGCTGTCATGTTTTGGATGACAGCTCTGTATCTGCTCCCGCTGTGGATTGCAGTGTATCTGATCCCGCTGTGGATTGCAGTGACTACGCTGCCTGGTTGTTGCTTGACCGCGTAATCATCATCCATGGGGGTCGACTTGAAAGCTGTTACCTGCGTCGTGGTGCCGTCTTCCCAGAGAATATCAAAGACGTCTAATAAGAGATGTAAGTTAGATTGGCAGCGAGCTCCCATCCTAGAGAGGGGCAGGAGCGCGCTCAGTCAGGTGTAACAGCAGCTGCGTGGTATACACATACAGTTCTTGTAGAGTTTCCTCCATTCTTTAGTGGTAGTTAGAAGGAGCAAAGCGCTGACGTCTAGACGTCTGCCAAAACGTTCTCGGCGACTCAACATTGCCACGTTACTGTCGCCTTGCAATTGCTTCTTTACAACAAAATTACCGAAACCGGTGGACTTTCGCAACGCATACGCTTAGCATTGTCACCGTTTTCCGGCCACATGAGGGTGATCAGCGAGCATATGAAACTCGTATCTTGGCGGAGCTATCTATcagtgcatgcgtgtgttaACTTTCCTTAGCGTGACGTAAACTGATGGCTAGTTAATGTTGTAGACGCAGACGTCGAGGTCCCTACAAATCGTGGGAAAGCCACTGCTCAGAGAGCGTCCCCAAGCAAACTCTCCACAACTGAAAAAAAAACCCAATACGAATAAGTACAATTTAGCCCGGCCGAGTGATTTGATCAACACTTTCACCAACGCGGCAGCGTTGCTATGTATAAAGGTTGAGTACGTTGGTATGTGTAATGGTTGAGTTGTGTTCATGCAGTCCTCTGTAAAAGCGGATACCGGTATCAACCGTTTAGGCTACAAAGCTGATTCCTATACCAAACCTCTGTGATTGCAACGGAGCAGGTCCACGACTACTGGAttttgtcattgcagtgcaaGGGTCCCTTTCGAGGGACCGACTCCCGTGTAAAATTTATCGATAACCCCAAAGCTACACCTTCCAGTTTATTCAAACACACGCCAACACCGGTCCTGTGTAAACTATACGTGTCGTCGCCCTCCTCAATGCTTCCAGCGATCGAAGTTTTCTTGCTGACTAGATAGCGCTAGTGCTAATTTCTCTCTAGCTTCTGACTGTATTTGCACCGAATCAAActtacacgtttcctgcaccgagggctacacggggagtgcaGATTTCTACCGTCAAATGTCCATCTCGCCAGAGCTGGTACACACTGCACATCTGCTCGCGTACACCTAGTATCGCGtaaccagaccctttcccaaCGCGTCAAACTTCCGTACGCATGACGCAGAAGAAAAGGGTCAGACCACCGTATTGCAAGTCACAATGAATACAATGactattatattatattatacattacCCAATGTGGTAGCTACTACTCTAGCTATAAGTATATTGATCCCGTGCtttcaatatatttctttACTTTCAGTTCaaaaaagaatgcaaacaagtataaaaagtttgaaaaaaatgagaaagatgtagagTTGCCGTACAAAAattagaaacaagaccatgtagaATGTGCtatgacatctttcatgaattcactcatacagactgagcaatgCATCAACCCAACCCTACATTGCACTATTGTCTAGACACTGTGTTTTATACCCTAAAAGATGATGCAATGTGTGGGTAGGAATGATGCAGTTGTGGATCGACAGGCAAGTGCACTACTGTTTAcctttgtgtgcatgtgcaacaCTCTCTGTTATAATAGTAGAGGTGTAATTGCCTCACAGTGTAATCGTACACGACATGATTGTTGTATAGTGAAATATCATAACTACATGTATATGCCAGATCATGAATGTACGTAATTACCCCTTTATTGACCGACAAGATAATTGCCCAAAACTTCCGCTCTGTTTCCGGAGCCTACCATCTACTAGTAGCAAGGCTTCGAATATTCGCGAAGCGAGAAAAACTGTAAAACGTATTGTAATACATTTACTAACACATATATCAGTAGTATAACACGTTTCGTGAACAATCGGCATCTATCTTCTAGGCCGGATTTGATGCGCAAACGATTGCGCAGCAGAAACGCACACTAGCCAACAAGTTTATACGTTTCGAAACATCAAAGGCGTTAGAATGTACCTGAACTATACTTTCGCTGAGTTTCGCGCTGGTCCGGCGCCGTTCGAAACGAGTTCTATATGTTCTCGTCTTCGGGCTCTCTCGTGCTGGCCCtgttgtccggtgcccgtatgaaaATTCTTattatacgggcaccggacaagactagcacgatagagtctggggacgagttAGTcacagagccgtatatatTAGCCAGCGCTTTGTAGGgtgtgaaagacagacaccGCCCACTAGGTCGGACCACGGTATAGGAAGAAACTGGGGTATGACACGCACGTCACAATTGGACATGtgcaactactttgtcttccagtggcggatccagagttTGGCTGAAGGGGGGGGGAACGACTAAAAGCTGGTAGGACGCCATCAACTTTATGACGTCACGCACCGCGTGACTCGACAGGTATAGATAGGTAGGCACCAGTTCTCTAGGACATATGCATTTAGGGAGAAGTCAACACAAATGTTTGGGTAAAGAATTTAGCAAATGACATGATTTTATGTTCTACAgtcactgtacagtacgtacgTGCATGTAATATGCATGAGTCTGTCGTGCTTTCTCTTGAACGCGAATGTGGTAGACACTGCCTAgagacataattaattaagagtgaaAACCGCAGACGGGATGCTCATTCGCTGTTTCTCCACAAGCTGGCTGCCATTCAACGTTTTGAATTACAGGAAAACATGCACCGCAGTACATAGAGAGGGTAAGTCAGCAGAAGGGCACTAAGCTTACTCGctagccgcgtccccagactcacgtgagcttggcagggtccggttcccgtataacacttttAGCCTTCCGGAGGCTAACTTTATAGGTTCTAGCTATAACTTACTAGCTACATCTAATACATCAATCAATGGAGTATAAGAAGAATTATTGGATTTATCTCGGATGTGGTGATTCCCAGGAATGACTAGTGCTAGCAAGGAAACGGGCTGCTCTCCGgcagatattgtgaaccagcctttacgGAAGCTACGACGATGCGACGCTCTTATATTATAGAGTATCCCTGCAAAGGCTATGCTGCGATTGCGGACAGAAATACTAGACAGAGCAATTGTTATTGAGGGAGCTTCTGAATGGGGCACGTGTCCCCAATTCCCCCATCGAAATCCGTTACTGTCTTCCGACTTTGGGTTTGTAACGTTTGTATATTGCAATACAACGTATAATATATCAATAGCTGAAAGTACAATGCAACCAGTTAGGCTAACATCGAGTGAATGCTAAGTGCTATTCTacctctaattagctaaagtcTACCAATCTAATTATCTAAAGCCACTCCTTACATCCCTCTCTATAGTTTCAAAAAAAAACATGAATCATCTAGTATTAAAAAAGGTAAGTAGTATAATCCCTGAGATAACTCGGTCTTTTTATTGTCCTTCCACTTTTTGTCTGACATGGCAGTTGGACTTCTGTTATCgtcttaattaaactgtaTAATAACCAGGGCACGATGGTCAAATCAAGTGAAAATTTATATGTTCGATTTGTTTACAACTGCATCTATACTCAATCTTCATTGCTGTAGCTCTCTTTGAATTACAACGACTTTTATTTAATCGAAAATATATTTGTTCGTTTTCCGGTTGTTTTCGTGTGATTGATTTCCATCCTAGCTAATTAGACTACTGTAACTAATAGTACGAGTACGTTTGGTTTGATTATGTTGTCACGTTTGTATAGCTGTAAGTTGTGTGCAATGTCTGTTCAGCAAGTGCAGAAGTTGTTGTTCATGATGCGTTTGTGTCTCTTGTAGACAGTTATTTACTTTGACTTTATCGTTATCTTGTCTCACAACTCAatttattgtaattttttttaaaaattctattttattaatttaaaaatcaataattaaaattacgATTCTGACTAGCTTGCTTGACAACGATGAATTCGCTTTTGTGTCATCTTTTTATTCGATTTTGATGAATGGTCTCCAGCCGCAAAATCAGTATGTATATACACATGTACTATGATTCCTAGAATTTGCACTACAAACCTTTGATGTATTAACAAATGTAATGGTAATTGATGGTTTTCTCTTTTAGCGCGTAATTTAGTAGGTCTGCTCTAAGTTTGCTTACTTAAACACTCTCTCATCTTTTTGTGCCTAGTTTGGATGTTCTTTCTGTCAGCTATCGAATCTATTGACATGCAGTTTGGTAATATAAATATTCTTATGCCATGATAACCTATTTCTCGACAAGGAACGATACAATCCAACACACTGCAATAGCTCGATCCAATTAGCTTCATCCATTCATAATACACTATACCTATTCATACAAGTTTGTACAAATCTTGTGTAACCTAAGTAGATTCAATTGACCAATGTCGTTGCTAAGAAAgccaaaacaaataaaaagtgTGTAACCCTCTAGAGTCCTCAATATATACaaatgaaacacacacaaacaaagaacgaTAATCAGATCTTATAAAAATGATATTTGCAGTACTTGACATAACTACATATCGTACACCTGAAGAATTCTGCTTCTACAGACTTAAGTCCTCCTCATTACTGTTCTTGCGAAGTTTTGTAGCTGTACTGGGACACAAAATGCGGACAGGTTGCGTAGTTGCAGTCACTGGTATGAATTCTTGAGACGTCGAAGGGACTGCAACTTCAAACACAACTCGAAAGTGACCAAGCTCGTTTTTCTTGTGACATGTCAAATCGATGAGTTCCAACTTCTTGCGTTTTATCCCTAAGAACGACAAACTAGTAAAGAGAAAATACAGCGCCTTTAGTTAATCGATGAGGCCACAATGAAATCTAAAAGTCATACCTTTTTCTGTATCCATCTTTTTCTTTCAACGCGATCGTAACAATTCGCTTTTTCTCATCTTTGGTCCAGTCGGATGGCATACCGCGACCAAAGCATGATGGGTAGACGTACGGATGTATGATTCCCTTGATTGTGACCGTACTAATGATCACAGTCACATCTCCAGCACCTTGTGCCACATTTTCCAACTAATcataaaacatacaaatgcaTACTGCAACACAAAATGACAAGTGTGAATGCCTAGATAGAGTGCATTAATATTTACCTCAATAACAATTGGTTCTCTGGTTTTCGTTTTCAGCAAACCTTTGGCACCACTCTTTGATTCCTTTTCGTAACGAGCTCGATGAACCTAAAAATCAAAGTTACTATAGCGTCTCCAATAATAGTACGTATATTTTGATATCAGAGCCGATTTACGGCATTTACCGGTGGCGGTTGGCGAATGATAGTGAGGACAGGCGGTTTGCCGGGCAGCTCGAGTGTAGAACTGAACAACCATGAGCTGTCTATGTAGGAGCGTTCTACTGCAAAGTCCCACATGTAGTGTGGACGTGTAGAAGATAAAGGAGCAACGGTTGGATGTACGACCGAAAAGACGCAGCCGTCCACAAAATTCAAGTTCGTTTTCATGGTTTCAATATTTGCGACGGGGTCAGTAGCAATTTTCCCCTGTTGCACGCTTGCTAACAGTTCTGGCATCTGCTCTAGGATGTCCAGGAGTTCAGCTTCGTCACAAGTGTATGCGGTACGATCAGAGAGCGCCTGACCGGAATAAGAGTCTGCACTCCCACTAACATTTGACGTGGCATCGCACTGACGTAGCTGCTGGTTGCTGTAGCTATAGCTGTCCATCTGTTGAGTCCAATTCTGTGCAGACATTTGCTGGTGGCGACGACTCAAAGCGGCGTCAGAGGGTTGAC contains:
- the LOC134191260 gene encoding uncharacterized protein LOC134191260, whose amino-acid sequence is MADLPIGLGTATQWNGPVAHPSTGRKQQLCTRLQPIDVHSSAIHCSLGSWCLENAAVPSSYQETYHFSGDSQSPIVRQPSDAALSRRHQQMSAQNWTQQMDSYSYSNQQLRQCDATSNVSGSADSYSGQALSDRTAYTCDEAELLDILEQMPELLASVQQGKIATDPVANIETMKTNLNFVDGCVFSVVHPTVAPLSSTRPHYMWDFAVERSYIDSSWLFSSTLELPGKPPVLTIIRQPPPVHRARYEKESKSGAKGLLKTKTREPIVIELENVAQGAGDVTVIISTVTIKGIIHPYVYPSCFGRGMPSDWTKDEKKRIVTIALKEKDGYRKSLSFLGIKRKKLELIDLTCHKKNELGHFRVVFEVAVPSTSQEFIPVTATTQPVRILCPSTATKLRKNSNEEDLSL